A genomic region of Antennarius striatus isolate MH-2024 chromosome 2, ASM4005453v1, whole genome shotgun sequence contains the following coding sequences:
- the wnt5a gene encoding protein Wnt-5a, whose product MNLGLGCVSRPVCWPCGSLLDSRHCVFALTVLTLLMQVVVEANSWWSLAMNPLLIPEAYIIGAQPLCSQLVGLSQGQKKLCQLYQDHMQYIGEGAKTGIRECQYQFRHRRWNCSTVDNSSVFGRVMQIGSRETAFTYAISAAGVVNAVSRACREGELSSCGCSRAARPKDLPRDWLWGGCGDNLNYGYRFSKEFVDAREREKSYPKGSYESARLLMNLHNNEAGRRTVSDLAHVSCKCHGVSGSCSLKTCWLQLADFRKVGDALKEKYDSAASMKLNSRGKMVQMHSKFNAPTSHDLVYIEGSPDYCLRNQTTGSLGTVGRLCNKTSEGMDGCELMCCGRGYDQYKAQIVERCHCKFHWCCYVKCKRCTKIVDQFVCK is encoded by the exons ATGAACCTGGGGCTGGGCTGTGTGAGTCGGCCAGTTTGCTGGCCCTGTGGCAGTTTGTTGGACTCCAGACACTGTGTTTTTGCCCTCACAGTCCTCACACTCCTCATGCAAGTGGTGGTGGAGGCCAACTCATGGTG GTCTCTGGCAATGAACCCTTTACTGATCCCAGAGGCCTACATCATCGGTGCCCAGCCTCTGTGCAGCCAGCTGGTGGGGCTGTCACAGGGCCAGAAGAAGCTGTGCCAGCTTTACCAGGACCACATGCAATACATCGGCGAAGGCGCCAAGACCGGCATCAGAGAGTGCCAATACCAGTTTAGACATCGGCGCTGGAACTGCAGCACGGTGGACAATTCCTCTGTTTTTGGACGGGTTATGCAAATAG GCAGTCGAGAAACGGCGTTCACTTACGCCATCAGCGCAGCAGGGGTGGTGAACGCAGTGAGCCGCGCCTGCAGAGAGGGGGAGCTCTCCAGCTGTGGGTGCAGCCGCGCGGCTCGCCCAAAAGACCTGCCGCGAGATTGGCTGTGGGGCGGCTGCGGGGATAACCTCAACTACGGCTACAGGTTCTCCAAGGAGTTTGTGGATGCGCGCGAGAGGGAGAAGAGCTACCCCAAAGGCTCGTACGAGAGCGCCCGGCTGTTGATGAACCTTCACAATAATGAGGCTGGAAGGAGG ACTGTGTCAGACCTTGCCCACGTGTCCTGCAAGTGCCACGGTGTATCAGGCTCCTGCAGCTTGAAGACTTGCTGGCTGCAGTTGGCTGACTTCCGCAAGGTTGGCGATGCGCTGAAGGAAAAGTACGACAGCGCCGCCTCCATGAAGCTCAACTCCCGTGGGAAGATGGTGCAAATGCACAGCAAGTTCAACGCTCCCACGAGCCACGACCTGGTCTACATCGAGGGCAGTCCAGACTACTGCCTGAGAAACCAAACCACGGGCTCTCTGGGCACAGTGGGGCGCCTTTGCAACAAGACCTCGGAAGGCATGGACGGGTGCGAGCTGATGTGCTGCGGGCGCGGTTACGACCAGTACAAGGCCCAGATAGTGGAGCGCTGCCACTGCAAGTTCCACTGGTGCTGCTACGTCAAGTGCAAGCGTTGCACCAAAATCGTAGACCAATTCGTCTGCAAGTGA